One window of Nymphaea colorata isolate Beijing-Zhang1983 chromosome 11, ASM883128v2, whole genome shotgun sequence genomic DNA carries:
- the LOC116264565 gene encoding 22.0 kDa class IV heat shock protein-like, with product MPSHGILSQRMAMSNLSPVTVVLLLLTVVLRPPPADSLQLLDQYQPSSSLLQRSFFSDHFLDPFHILEHVPTGLEQGISPARVDWKETPDSHLLILDVPGLGKEDLKIEVDEDGVLRISGERRREEERKDDHWHCVERVYGKFLRLFRLPEKVDVDNIKAKLEGGVLTVHMSKLHPAAVDEGKSPAPAVGGSTAGDQRPVTQLNVDGDQSKRKSDEEL from the exons ATGCCGTCACATGGTATTCTTTCTCAAAGGATGGCGATGAGTAATCTCTCCCCCGTGACGGTAGTCCTTTTGCTGTTGACGGTGGTCCTGCGGCCGCCGCCGGCGGATTCACTCCAGCTTCTGGACCAGTATCAACCCTCCTCAAGCCTTTTGCAGCGCTCCTTCTTCTCCGACCACTTCTTGGATCCTTTCCACATCTTGGAGCATGTGCCGACAGGACTAGAGCAGGGCATCTCGCCGGCCAGGGTCGACTGGAAGGAGACGCCTGATTCCCACCTTCTCATTCTGGACGTCCCTG GTTTGGGGAAAGAGGATCTGAAGATTGAGGTGGACGAAGACGGGGTGCTTCGGATAAgtggggagaggaggagggaagaGGAGCGGAAGGACGATCATTGGCACTGCGTGGAGCGCGTTTACGGCAAGTTCTTGAGGTTGTTCCGGCTGCCGGAGAAAGTTGACGTGGATAATATCAAGGCCAAGTTGGAGGGCGGGGTGCTGACCGTCCATATGTCTAAGCTTCACCCTGCAGCCGTCGACGAGGGTAAGAGCCCGGCGCCGGCGGTCGGCGGCTCGACAGCAGGGGATCAAAGGCCCGTCACCCAGTTGAATGTCGATGGGGATCAGAGCAAACGGAAGTCGGACGAAGAACTCTAG
- the LOC116264332 gene encoding glycine-rich cell wall structural protein-like, translated as MASKLLLLLLLLLRHVALHASARKLPDRDDDASSFQDQKWFFFHHYPIYPKFGAGGFGGGFGGGGGLSGGFGGGGGGGGGGLGGGFGGGGGGGMGGGAVIDGGFGGGGGFGGGGGGGGGFGGGEGYGGGLGLGGGGLGGGGGGGFGGGGGFSGLGGGFGGGSGGGFGGGIP; from the coding sequence ATGGCTTCCAAACTGCTTCTCCTCCTACTATTATTACTTCGCCACGTTGCACTGCATGCCAGTGCAAGGAAGTTACCCGACAGAGACGACGATGCCTCCTCGTTTCAGGACCAAAAATGGTTCTTCTTCCATCACTATCCAATATATCCCAAGTTCGGTGCAGGCGGCTTTGGAGGTGGATTTGGCGGTGGCGGTGGCCTAAGTGGTGgttttggtggtggtggtggtggcggtggtggaggCCTAGGTGGTGGTTTtggaggtggtggaggaggtGGCATGGGTGGCGGTGCTGTCATAGATGGTGGTTTTGGTGGAGGTGGTGGGttcggtggtggtggtggaggtggaggtgggtTTGGCGGTGGAGAGGGTTATGGTGGAGGACTTGGACTTGGCGGTGGTGGCCTGGGAGGAGGAGGGGGTGGCGGCTTTGGTGGGGGAGGTGGGTTTAGTGGGTTAGGAGGCGGATTTGGTGGTGGATCCGGCGGAGGATTTGGAGGTGGAATTCCTTGA